The Glycine soja cultivar W05 chromosome 15, ASM419377v2, whole genome shotgun sequence region ttaaataaacatgccATTAATTTTGTTCTGCTATGAAAATTGCATGGGTGTTCATGGATATGGATTGCCCGTGAATCCGAATCGATCAAAATCAACCCAAACAATTTGGGTTGAGTATTTTTTTGTGATTGAGCCAAACCCAATTCAACCCATTGATccattaatttgtattaaattatatatatatatatatatatatatatatattttttttttttaaaataaaaaaaataaattactattattatcaaACTTAGTAATTAAGCATGAgaccatcttttcttttctcagtTCTCACAAATTCACTCAGCCACTTTAACAAAATTAGGATTTCAACTCCCGGCTGGTTGTAAAACATCTATGttgctttttaatttgtttcaaactATTTTAGATTTCGTTGAAGTTTCAGTTGTACTACTCATTTGACTATTTGAGTACATTGGACTTTTCAAACTATGCTGTAATAGTTTTAGTTTTTGGGTTTCTACGCTTCGCGGGTGTGGTCCTTGAACTTGTTtattatatatcaatttttaaacCATGTTCAACATAATCTGTTAACCTATGTGATGATGATAACAACAATGCAATTCCTCCCCCGATCGTTTCTTCCACTATTTGACAACACGTAACAAATATAAGTAATGTATTcaatatttcatttaataaaaaatttagcttataaaaaatattggattTGAAAAAATAACAGACAAATTTAAATACTTTGATCCATTGATCTAACCCAAACCATTTACAAACGGAGTTGGTTTGGGTtaggttttaaatatttttcttgggAAGCTGACCCAAAACAACCCATTCAAATTTGGTTGGGTTGGGTCACAGATTATGTCAAACCCAACCCAAACCCAACCCAAACCGACCCGCGTACACTCCTAGAAAATTGGAGGGATGATTACAGATTTGATGCTTTCACTTTTCAACAACCGGTAAAGAGGGCGGGTAAGGGACAGGGGAGGCTATGGAGCAGCAACTTTTATGATGGTAAAGAAGTCAGTGACTAAGGCATCATCCACTGGATTTTGTAATCCTAAATTTATTACCTATCTATTTTAATTGTAATGCAAAACAGTTAACATGAACAAAGCCCTTATATAGCAAGTGCTGGTCCAAACAGTTTAATTTTCTTGAGACAACCAATTGTTTTCTCTCTGTATTAAAGCAGCAAATGATATATAACATTTTCAAGAAACGGTCTAAGACCATCATCAGGTAGCACGCAATTCACACATCAGAAGAACAACTACTAATAAGCCATAGAAAACAGTGTCACTATATCTAGATCAGATAAGAGAATATTGGTTAAATACCTGTAATTTAGGCCGAAGAGCTTCAAGTGGCCCCTTAGGCTTGTCTCCGCCTTGCTGTTACAAGTGAGAGCACAGAAAAATGTCAGAAAATTCAATATAAGCAACCATTACAGAGGTGTGGTTTCCAGAAGTACCTTTCCAAGTGCCCAATCCGCAGAATCAAAGTAAGCACGCTCATGGTCCTAGCATAAAgttgaattttaaatgaaaaatcaaatgatTTCCTAACGTAAGTGACAAACAAATTTACACACAGAAATATGCACATGCACGCACCTTAGATATGAGTGGCGGCTTTTTGGGCAGCATTCCTCCATACTTTTTCTTTACAGCCTCCTCCTACGAGGTTCATAAACTTGTAGGTCACAAAATAAGAAATTCTTTTGGCAGTAAAACAACCTCGTAATCTCATAAGGGCAGCCTAGTATGCGAGGCTTCCACCTGAGAGGATCTGGGGAGGGCAGATGTACATAGCCATAGCCTTATCGTACATGTGGAAAGGATATTCCCAGGATTTGAACCTGTGACCTCCACTTCAAATGGCAACAAACTTACCACACCCTTACTAAAGTGATTATCTCATCCaaagtgaaatttaaatttaaattttagcatGCAAAAAGGCAGATCTCAACACCACCTGCTTTTGGGATGATGGCATGTTAGCTGACTTATCAGATGCATTCACGTCCATCTGTCCTAGATCTTTGTTCTCCTCTATGTTAGACATGAGGTCCTTTTGAGTGTAAAACTGCAGCTGCAACAATAGGCCATGTTAGAAGAAAAATCTCAGTTGCGCAAAATATCACATTTATAAATAAGTTCCACACTCTAGCAATGGTTAGAACTTAGAATACATAAAACTCTTCAGACTTCAGAGTGAAAACATCAGACTCTAGCAATTAAAACAAGATTGTTTCTTTAGAAGGGGAATTCGAACAAATTACCAATGTTGTCATACATGCAAAGCATCACTATCAAACTTCATTAAAAGGTTGTGCACAAGAGATATAAAGTAGAGCTAGGAAAACCAAAGACAACTCCCTGTTGACCCATTTCAAGAGGCATAAATGATCTTCAAATGTATAAGGCGACCAAACCACACACCTCAACAAAAGGAAAGATCTCTATGAACAGTACAGCAAACAAATATCTCGTCTAATTCAAAAACCCACAACTAAGATCAGTTATACATGTAGTACAGACTATACAGTAGAGAGATTCAGTAAATCAGTTCAAACCCTTAACATATAATCAGGAAATTTGGTTTGCAAGGCACAAGTGAGACAGAGAAAACATTGGCTGGAAACTTCATTAAACCTACCAAGTCAACAAAACGCAGTGCTGCTTACATTAAGATGAACTGGTAATAAATGCTTTGGAAAATCATAACATGCCATCATCCTCATTCAAGTCTAGTCAtgtgatttaaaaattaaaaacaaaggaGAAAGCAATCAAAGTTTACAAGGAAAACACAAGTCAATCTTTAGGAAGTGAGATTCTAACGATTCTACAcaagtttctttcattttatttcacctTGTTTTGCTTCTCCACGTTGGTATCCACACTGCAAGGGAGACAAATGTAGAGACACATATCCTAATATCCTAATCAAAAGTAAAGGACTTAATGCTTCCTCAAAGAAAATCTGCCTGGCTTACAAGTTACAAGTGATCCACTTTAActataaatttataactaaGCGTGGCTAATTGGGCACAACCACAAAAATAGCCGAATCATTAAATCAATCCAACAAGGTAGCAAAACCCATTAGCTAACTTGCTAGCACACACCACCCCACTCATCAAATGAAGCAAGTCAAAAGCTTTTTGTGCAAAGTAACACACACCTGAGCATTAAATAAACTGTCCGAAAATGtttttttgataatttgattAGAAGGCCAACTGCtcttaaataaagtaaattccAAAACTACTACATATACcgttaatttctaaaaataaggACCAATGATTTCCATACAGTAAATACAAAATCAAACACAATACTATTTAATATTGTCTATACAACAAGTACTCTATTCAGGCCTATCCTCAGAGATTCGGACATAAATATTGGTTTTTGTAGCTCAATAGTAAATAACTCCTCAACCCAACAAAAATTCTACAGCCTCCATCTTCCCTTAATTGTACCCGGTGGGTTGAAATCATtgcaattaaatcatcaaagttaaATGGGTATTCAGCAAAAcccaaaaagattaaaaattttaaaagaaaaaactaaaatttataatggaGTGTGGAAAAAATGGAGCAGCTACGAAACTGAAAAAAAAGGGGGCAGAATATGAATATGAAGATCAAGTTGAAGAAAATGGAAAGAAGAAGATCTAAAGTAGTCACTCACCGGAGCGCTGGGGCCACAACCGTATTCAGCTGAGCTCCGAACGGTGTCTCTGCTCTCTCTCTAACTatgtctctctttctctctcttaactATTAGTTTGTTGggtttttctttcctatctAAACtggttttttcaatttaatgttCTAAGTATGCTATCCTTTGAGTAGAGTTCTCTATCCTTTGAGTAGAGTTCTCTTTTCAGCATCCGATTTCccatctttgttttattttttattttagttaaagGAGTCGGATTGGACCAAcccttggttttttttttttcctaatgttattatattaaatttaattttaaaaaaataatttttttatattatttaatttttaaaaaataataatattttttgtttaataatttatttataacaaaatagattataaataaaatatatgaacaaTATTATtgccaaaaaaattgaagatgaaAATATGTTGGGATAATTTTTATCTGTTGTGGGATTTGTCTTTTTTGGTATTCCATTCAATTTCTTCGTCCACTTGTTGCCAACATATTTCACATTTATTTCTAATATTCCATTTAATTTCTTCGTCTATTTTGATGGGAATGCGAGATGTGAACTCAGACAATTCTTTGTACTTCTCCTTGGATCATACCCCACTGATctcctttgaatttttgtcacATTTTCACGTGCTAGTAAACCACCAAAGAAGTTTTCGTAGGCGTGATGTTCAGTAAAATAAATAGTAGCGACACATAGTTCATGAGATCGATAAACATTGGTAGATTTATAGACATCTATTATGTGAGAACACACTAAGTGTTTAGCATTATATTCTCACCATAATCACAATTTTGGGATTGTTTGTAACATGACCCTAAACCTTACAAAGGGCTTGGGTTTGCTACAATAAATGTGTGGTTGTGTCTATTTGTTAACAATGTGTCTATTTGATTATTGTTGACGACTATTTATTGCCTCAGAGGCGACCTTGGAATAATGCAAGCATAAGTTTATCATTGCTTGGGTTTGTCGACCTCTAGTAGCAAAAAGTGTTTCGAGGTCTTGAAGTATGTCTCCTCAACCAACGGTGACACTAACATGTATCTTGTGCATATAAATGTGGAATTTGTAGTCATGTGTCCCCAATGTTTTCCCTCATCGAAGCATTGTACCCAATATTTTGTTGGGTAACTGATCAACTTGTTCAGCTGCACTATGCTTATTCGCACGGATATCCCTAAGATGTCGTCAGTGCATCTTCTCCGTGTACGTGTACATGTAaatattcaatcaatttaatatgtctatgaaatttgaattaaaatatagtttaacaaaaaaaaatagtaaagatTTTCAACCAACCTGCATGAGTGGTTTCTTTAAATGTTACTTTGCGGAGTAACACGCCTTCTCAAAATTCTTCAAGAAGAACCCCACACTGAAGTTGTCTCTTCTTCTACGGGGAAGATATGGTTAACATTGTCTTGTGCTATAGCCATCAATAATGTGTCAGCATACTTCCCATATGCCATGTACCATTTGCTTATACGATGAATTTACAGAATACAAACCCATTAATGCATGAACTGAATGACCAAAAGACAcgtttaagtatttttttggcAGGTATCATTTCTCCCTATTCAAACACCAATATTATTTGAGCAGTGGCCACAATCATATTGCAAAGCTCCTATAACTTTTGGTCGCTTGAAATATGATTCTTCCTCGTTTGCATGAATCATCTCCAATGTTGTTTGCTTTGCTAAGCATATCTTTTTGTAGGATAAAGTATAATTCATGAACGTTTTGATCTCTGTCATCAATGTTTTGATGTAGACTATTGGGTTTATTTTGACAATGGGTTGGATGATATGCGCTATTACGTGTTTGTCGAATTGCCTATGATTTTGTCTGAGCATTGGTGCGAGACATGTGTGCTAACATCGTATACTTTTGATAATTCATTTCTTATGCGTCTTTGAATTGCATGCACCTAAGTTTCATGTATAACCATTTTCATGTGATTTGCACACGAAGTTTAACATTTTTTGGTCAGAATATATTGTTTTGTAGTCAAAATAATTTCTGATGTATTTTTTAACTGCTCGAATACATTGTGCTCTTTTATCGAATGACATGCCAACCTCGAGTGCACCAGTTGGTGGCTGTACACGGTCTTGTTGTTGAATGAAATGGTGGTGATCAATCTATTGTGGTAAGTGGTCAAGGTTCAACTCCATTAGACACCTAGGTTTGTAACGCCCGAAAATTTTGATAGCTGAAAATAAATGCTTGATgtatttcttgtgttatttgattatttgattaatttggattaGTTGAAGTGTTGTGTGGATTACCCTTGTGCAACTGCTTGGTGTGGATGTTAGATTATGTGGAGTTTGATTGATCAGTGTTAGAACCATGTGATTTCGAGATTGACCCAAAACATGTTTCAGTAAAATCACGATCTCAGACTCGTTAATCGTTGGATCACCTTCAAACTTGGACTATAGTTTTGCAACCCAAGTTTTCACATTTGAACcattgggatttgtgaaataaaaaCTTTGGACACCTCACTTAGCCTAACTTGCTCACTAAGCACAATTTCACCCAAAGGAAATAATTTGCTCAACGAGACCACCTCACTAAGCGAGACTTGCAGACAATAAATAAGTCCATCAGAggtgaaaaacatatttttcacctctctctttctccaaaCTCTCACCAAACCCTGGAAACCCTTCCTTCACCACCCATAACCATCCGTGGCTGCCACGAGCCATTGTCGTTTGCCGTCAGACCACCGCATagagaggaacactttaattggagcaaaatcttcaaaactcaactTAAGAATTCGATAGAGAACAGAGCCTCCAATCCTCTCTTTGCAGTTTCTTCAAGGTAACCGTGATTTCTATGTTTTCTCCTAATTAGTTTGAGCTTTTTTTTAGTATCTTTTGTGGTTTGGTTACTCTTATTGGATGTTTCTATGTTTCctttgaaaaatctttgaaaatgagacattgtaaaagttgcctttttataaaattgatttagttttCGTGATCTTCGTTGAACCTCAGTCACAATGGCatgattgaaatttcaaaatgacatttCTTTGATGTCGACCCCAAAACACCACTTTAGCCCCTTTTAAAATCAAATGAGTATTTGATCCTGAATGTTAATATTAACCTtgtctttgaaatctatactaaattgtcTTTCATTTGGTATATAGAGTTCTACATTTGGACCAAAGGACGCAAACCTAAGAGATCTCAGAACAACACCGCGAAGATCTAACAGAGATATAGATAGGTGAAAGGAGTTTATGGTTTGTTTAGAGCTTTTGATACCATATTTGGGGTCAAGGAACCCAATTATGAGGTTGTATGATTGTCCCTGTTCCATGCtggtttttcaagaaaaaatgtgtctttaactaatgggatgtgatgtATTTGTTATTgagaatgatgttgttgttttaattattgaaatttttgggaaaagtctTAATTACAGATTAGACTCtacccaaaattttatatatgtccttatatttacttatttatcaaattttaaatgggcaTAAGAGTTTGCCTTGTATACCATAGTTCTTCTCTTTAACTTagaattttttctaaaatattagtCTCGTGGTATTATGGATTGTTATTGTATGAGAtttgtgttgtctgaagacctaAAAAATGTGAATCCCACACATGAacttatatgcatatatgtggAATGAgattgttgatgttgatgatgatattgagatgagatgattgttgatgttgatgaagatattgagatgagatgacattgatgttgatgatatcATCATGatggatgtatgttgtgtatgtatatAAGGGGTGCAGTAATCAATTGGATATCCCTTGAGAGGGAATGAGAttggtttaaaaaaatttcaagcatCTTTGGAGAAGAAAGGAGATTGCTTAGGATTTTTAATTATCCACGATCAGTGCATTGATGAtatccatgtttcatacttcataattGCAtgtaaatagtataaactttgttagtAAGTAATTGTGATTTTTCATGAGGAAACATGCTGATACTTAGGGACATATGACTCGATTTGAAACTCCCCTAAGACTCATGCTGATCAacatgaggggggggggggggggggggtggccTGTGCACTACAGCTTGACCTCAAAAGTGGTTGCCTAGTTTTCCCAAGTGAGAGTGTCATGAGGACATGTGCAGGCTATTTCCTgaaaaatggtaccacattgcatttaagAGTTGAGTCAGATGCATGCATTATTCTAAGCATAATCGATTTGAATTGTGGAAAAAGTTGATAACTAATTTGTTAAATGTATGTTAAACTGATGAATTATTGAGAATGATTgtgattattgttattgttctCTTGCTAATCATTGTCATCTGGTGTTTGctgatcttttataataaactcacatTTGCAATTTTGTACCGagtggttggtacctgtgatgattgcAAACCTTTGTTCATGAGAGCAGATGAGCAACAATAGGTGATGTTGGAGGGAGATTCTTTTGTTGAAATAGTCAAGCCGACATGataatattgaaatttattttgtgagagttatgttttgttatcaactcttccttagttagttccttgattctttttGATTGGGCATGTAAATCCCAAGTTTAGATACATCCAAAAACTGAATTATGTTTTGACATGTGAATTATGTATAATGAtttaatatatgtatgtatgtatgtatttagTTATGTATTTGTgcattgtttggtgaatgtatattgcGAAAAATTTACCctcattttcataatcaaattaagggaattttcacttaaaattgaaatgtcgcgtttagagtagtgatatcgtagcgaaAAAATGAGTCGTTACAAGGTTGGTTATATTGCAACAAGGGTGACGTTGGTACAAAAACACCCTCGTCATCGTTTTGGTCATTGTTGTGATGAAACAACTCTTGATCCTCATATTCACTAAAATCATCCATGCTTTCTTTGTGAAATCGTATGATGGGATCTTCATTGGTGATGAAATCTTCATTTGGGTTTGATGTTTGTGGTTGTTGTGATGGGGTGATGTTGTAAAATATTATGATGAATGATAGTTTTGTTGGTGAAAAGAGGTTTGTTGggcataaaaaaacattttgggaTAATAGTTGTGGGTATAAAGTATAAATGTCAAAGACGTCTTGTGTTTCAAGATTGTTGTATGACGACACAAGATCATTGACGTCAAGGTTATTCTACGATAATGGTTGTGGAGACGGTGGCTGTGGTTGAGGAATAAGCTCAATAACATCGTACAATTCGACGGAATTCAATTCTGGATTTTGGACAATTGTTTCCAACATGCTTCTAAGATCATCATTGATGTGTAATTGTGCTGAAATAAAACGTGTTTAGCCATGATGAAATGATATAGGGACATGATATAACAACTGAACAATTGTTTTTTTAGATTCCTAAGGATGGAGACATTGGTTAATTTTCCGAATCAATTGTGTTAACGTAATAAACCTACTTATGTATAGAAATATTGGGTTTGTACATGAGTCTGCCCATCCATGAACCAAGTCGTCTGTAATCCGACCATGGTGGtgaatgaaaattaatatttctttatgtggaGCCATGGATGGTGTTTGGGGGATGCGAGTAGGAAGGCTATGAGAGTTAGAGATAGATGTTACATTTGTGGGAAGACTATGGGAATTTAATTAGATGGTTTGGTGGGAGAGTTAAGTATGagagtttagggtttatggtaaATTAGGTAGGAGAGTTTAGGGTAAATTATCAACACATTAATGTGGCTGTCAGTGTATATGAGTGAACAGTGTGCACCTGCACACATCACAGACAAAAGATTGTTCGTTGCATCATGTTTAGCTAGAttgacaagtgtaccaattcgTTCAAGTAGTAATTAAAACGGTAAGTCCG contains the following coding sequences:
- the LOC114386764 gene encoding uncharacterized protein LOC114386764, translating into MSNIEENKDLGQMDVNASDKSANMPSSQKQEEAVKKKYGGMLPKKPPLISKDHERAYFDSADWALGKQGGDKPKGPLEALRPKLQPTQQQTRYRKSPYAPSGEEGGSVPAEDVPSNE